In one window of Hyla sarda isolate aHylSar1 chromosome 1, aHylSar1.hap1, whole genome shotgun sequence DNA:
- the LOC130312652 gene encoding uncharacterized protein LOC130312652 has translation MATSPFYTFYVCALFVCISILSFYIHQSNKAETPRQEPITALGNRTFIISPFYDLRNDKEVRVLSIVHVSVKELYCLFHCLPNQMVLVRGQIDIHEDRFDFPYGTADILCKEPSNCEYDDISIQESNSTSGEDIVLFRVRNHPPEPYTVKFTVCISAVFGQYNNVLQAIQSIEMYRLLGASRVTIYNNSCSQAMDKVLRYYSQQGFVEVVQWPIDRHLLTSTEWHYAEGLTSQIGYYGQTAALNDCLYRNMYRSKYVLLNDLDEIILPAKHWNWTSLMVELEKKFPGTSVFCVDSHTFPVSANVSGFDLWTKVPGVNILSHPFREPINRNDFNNPKIIVNPRQVLQTSIHFALKFKGQSRYLDQSMAITFHCRKGKRNDVSQKDLIEDQILRRYNLSLVPNVQKVIDHVFSKN, from the coding sequence ATGGCCACCTCTCCATTCTACACCTTCTACGTCTGCGCTCTATTTGTGTGTATCTCTATCTTGAGCTTTTATATACACCAGAGTAATAAAGCAGAGACACCAAGACAGGAGCCTATAACAGCCTTGGGCAACAGAACATTCATCATTTCCCCTTTCTATGACCTTAGAAATGACAAAGAGGTCCGTGTCCTCTCCATAGTTCACGTGTCCGTGAAGGAACTCTATTGCTTGTTTCATTGCCTGCCTAACCAGATGGTGCTTGTGAGAGGACAGATAGATATCCACGAAGACAGATTTGATTTTCCATATGGAACGGCCGACATCCTGTGCAAAGAGCCTTCGAACTGTGAATATGATGACATATCCATCCAGGAATCTAATTCTACAAGCGGAGAAGACATTGTCCTGTTCAGAGTCAGGAATCATCCTCCGGAGCCATATACAGTCAAGTTCACCGTGTGTATTTCTGCTGTATTTGGACAGTACAATAATGTCCTCCAGGCAATCCAGAGCATTGAGATGTATAGACTGCTGGGAGCGTCTAGAGTCACCATTTATAATAACAGCTGTTCCCAGGCCATGGATAAAGTCCTACGATACTACAGTCAACAAGGGTTTGTGGAAGTTGTCCAATGGCCAATAGACCGGCATCTTCTGACATCTACAGAGTGGCATTACGCTGAAGGACTTACAAGTCAGATTGGCTACTATGGACAGACTGCGGCCCTAAATGATTGTTTATACAGAAACATGTATAGGAGTAAGTACGTTCTCCTCAATGACCTGGATGAAATTATACTTCCCGCCAAACATTGGAACTGGACATCATTGATGGTAGAATTAGAGAAGAAGTTCCCAGGCACAAGTGTTTTCTGTGTTGATAGTCACACCTTTCCCGTATCTGCCAATGTATCTGGATTTGACCTATGGACTAAGGTTCCTGGGGTTAACATCCTTAGTCATCCATTTAGAGAGCCCATCAACAGGAATGACTTCAATAATCCCAAAATCATAGTCAACCCCCGGCAAGTTCTTCAGACATCAATCCATTTTGCCTTGAAATTCAAGGGACAGTCAAGGTACTTAGATCAGAGCATGGCTATAACCTTCCACTGCAGAAAGGGGAAGAGGAATGACGTCTCCCAGAAAGATCTGATCGAAGACCAAATATTGAGAAGATACAACTTGTCTCTGGTTCCTAATGTCCAGAAAGTCATTGACCATGTGTTCTCCAAGAACTAG